One Stenotrophomonas sp. SAU14A_NAIMI4_5 DNA segment encodes these proteins:
- a CDS encoding tetratricopeptide repeat protein yields the protein MSAWQQRQQLQQALARQPGDFIAWVMLADVELEAGDIAAGEQAARRALQLRPNHPEALARLGRVAWMVGAHADAARLLGQASALAPEHPGIALWLGHALEDADDAEGAAAAYRRAHTLLPGEPYIAAQRLAWQRRLCDWQDVDALAAQVRGAVTAGQGVVEPFAFLSEDASAAEQLACARMRAAAVAAAVRPLPKVPVRARGPLRVGFLSNGFGAHPTGLLTVALLEQLQADPALQLHLFALNRDDGSRIRERLQTAARLHDVAGQRHAETAARIRAQGIDVLFDLRGWGGGGAPEVLAMRPAPLQLNWLAYPGTSGAPWLDAVVGDAFALPPALEPHYSERVLRLPRAFQPSDNTRVLEPAPTRADCGLPAQGVVFCCFNNSYKLNPRSMARAFAVLQAVPGSVLWLLVGPGQADARLRAAAQAAGVDPARLVFMAKLPHPQYLARYALADLFLDTHPYNAHTTASDALWAGCPVLTCPGDTFAARVAGSLNHHLGLAHMNVADDAAFIATASALGNDPTALAALRAELAQARDRSGMFDMAGFAADLSALLQALAREHGWADAAG from the coding sequence ATGTCGGCCTGGCAGCAACGACAGCAACTGCAGCAGGCGCTGGCACGCCAGCCCGGTGATTTCATCGCCTGGGTGATGCTGGCCGACGTGGAACTTGAAGCCGGTGATATCGCCGCCGGCGAACAGGCCGCACGGCGCGCCCTGCAGCTGCGCCCGAACCATCCCGAAGCCCTGGCCCGGCTGGGCCGGGTGGCATGGATGGTCGGCGCCCACGCCGATGCGGCACGGCTGCTCGGCCAGGCCTCGGCGCTGGCACCGGAACACCCGGGCATCGCCCTGTGGCTGGGCCACGCGCTGGAAGATGCCGACGATGCCGAAGGTGCCGCCGCGGCCTATCGCCGCGCGCACACGCTGCTGCCCGGTGAACCGTATATCGCCGCCCAGCGCCTGGCCTGGCAGCGTCGCCTGTGTGACTGGCAGGACGTGGACGCGCTGGCCGCACAGGTGCGCGGCGCCGTTACCGCTGGCCAGGGCGTGGTCGAGCCGTTCGCCTTCCTCAGCGAGGACGCCAGCGCCGCCGAACAGCTGGCCTGCGCCCGCATGCGTGCCGCTGCGGTGGCTGCAGCCGTGCGCCCGCTGCCGAAGGTGCCGGTGCGTGCACGCGGCCCGCTGCGCGTTGGCTTCCTCTCCAATGGATTCGGTGCACACCCCACCGGGCTGCTGACCGTGGCCCTGCTGGAGCAGCTGCAGGCCGACCCGGCACTGCAGCTGCACCTGTTCGCGCTGAACCGCGATGATGGCAGCCGCATCCGCGAGCGCCTGCAGACCGCGGCGCGCCTGCACGACGTCGCCGGCCAACGCCATGCCGAGACCGCTGCACGGATCCGCGCGCAGGGCATCGACGTGCTGTTCGACCTGCGGGGCTGGGGCGGTGGCGGTGCGCCGGAGGTGCTGGCGATGCGCCCTGCCCCGCTGCAGCTGAACTGGCTGGCCTACCCCGGCACGTCCGGTGCACCGTGGCTGGATGCGGTGGTCGGCGATGCCTTCGCCCTGCCGCCGGCACTGGAACCGCATTACAGCGAACGCGTGCTGCGCCTGCCGCGCGCCTTCCAGCCCTCCGACAACACCCGCGTGCTGGAACCTGCACCGACGCGCGCCGACTGCGGCCTGCCCGCGCAGGGCGTGGTGTTCTGCTGCTTCAACAACAGCTACAAGCTCAACCCGCGCAGCATGGCCCGCGCCTTCGCGGTCCTGCAGGCGGTGCCGGGCAGCGTGCTGTGGCTGCTGGTCGGCCCGGGCCAGGCCGATGCACGCCTGCGCGCGGCGGCACAGGCCGCCGGCGTGGATCCGGCACGCCTGGTGTTCATGGCCAAGCTGCCGCACCCGCAGTACCTCGCCCGTTATGCGCTGGCCGACCTGTTCCTGGACACGCACCCGTACAACGCCCACACCACCGCCTCCGATGCGCTGTGGGCCGGCTGCCCGGTGCTGACCTGCCCCGGCGACACCTTCGCCGCGCGCGTGGCCGGCAGCCTCAACCACCACCTCGGCCTGGCACACATGAACGTGGCCGACGATGCCGCCTTCATCGCCACCGCCAGCGCGCTGGGCAACGACCCGACGGCCCTGGCCGCGCTGCGCGCTGAGCTGGCGCAGGCGCGCGACCGCAGCGGCATGTTCGACATGGCCGGCTTCGCCGCGGATCTGTCCGCGCTGCTGCAGGCTTTGGCGCGCGAGCACGGTTGGGCAGACGCGGCCGGGTAG
- the prfA gene encoding peptide chain release factor 1, whose product MTPTLRRKLEALAERREELERLLAEPDVVADNNRFRDLSREFAQLEPVATALADEARAKADLAAAEGMRADPDLRELADEEIAAAQARLQELEQELALLLVPRDPRDEGNLFLEVRAGTGGDEAAIFAGDLFRMYARYAERQGWKVEIESDSPGEHGGYKEVVARVVGRGAFSRLKFESGTHRVQRVPATESQGRIHTSAATVAIIPEADEVDDIVINPADLRVDTYRSSGAGGQHVNKTESAIRITHVPTGVVVECQTERSQHANRDKAMKRLKAQLLDAERQRQDAAQAESRRLQVGSGDRSQRIRTYNFPQGRITDHRVEGLTLYDLPNVLSGDLDALLQRLSHEHQVDALAQLSAG is encoded by the coding sequence ATGACGCCGACCCTGCGCCGTAAGCTGGAAGCGCTGGCCGAGCGCCGCGAAGAACTGGAACGCCTGCTCGCCGAACCCGACGTGGTCGCCGACAACAACCGTTTCCGCGATCTTTCGCGCGAATTCGCCCAACTTGAACCGGTCGCCACCGCCCTGGCCGACGAAGCCCGTGCCAAGGCCGACCTCGCCGCCGCCGAAGGCATGCGCGCCGACCCCGACCTGCGCGAGCTGGCCGACGAGGAGATCGCTGCCGCCCAGGCCCGCCTGCAGGAGCTGGAACAGGAACTGGCCCTGCTGCTGGTGCCGCGCGACCCGCGCGACGAGGGCAACCTGTTCCTGGAAGTGCGTGCCGGTACCGGCGGCGACGAAGCGGCGATCTTCGCCGGCGACCTGTTCCGCATGTACGCCCGCTATGCCGAGCGCCAGGGCTGGAAGGTCGAGATCGAATCGGACAGCCCCGGCGAACACGGCGGCTACAAGGAAGTGGTGGCACGCGTGGTCGGTCGCGGTGCGTTCTCGCGCCTGAAGTTCGAATCGGGCACGCACCGCGTGCAGCGCGTGCCGGCCACCGAATCGCAGGGCCGCATCCACACCTCGGCGGCAACCGTGGCGATCATCCCCGAAGCCGACGAGGTCGATGACATCGTCATCAACCCGGCCGACCTCAGGGTGGATACCTACCGCTCGTCCGGCGCTGGTGGCCAGCACGTCAACAAGACCGAATCGGCCATCCGCATCACCCACGTGCCGACCGGCGTGGTGGTGGAATGCCAGACCGAGCGCAGCCAGCACGCGAACCGCGACAAGGCGATGAAGCGACTGAAGGCGCAGCTGCTGGATGCCGAGCGCCAGCGCCAGGACGCCGCGCAGGCCGAGTCGCGGCGTTTGCAGGTGGGCAGCGGCGACCGCAGCCAGCGCATCCGCACCTACAACTTCCCGCAGGGCAGGATCACCGACCACCGCGTGGAAGGGCTGACCCTGTACGACCTGCCCAACGTCCTGTCCGGCGACCTCGACGCCCTGCTGCAGCGCCTGAGCCACGAGCACCAGGTCGACGCGCTGGCCCAGCTGTCGGCGGGCTGA
- the hemA gene encoding glutamyl-tRNA reductase, which translates to MTLWVLGLNHQTAPVELRERAAFAGDALPRALGSLRDTPQIAEAVLLSTCNRTELYAVADSPQALDQWLHSQAGDLQGYLYQHADADAVRHLFRVATGLDSMVLGEPQILGQVKDAWSTARDHGLLGQRLDRLFQQTFSVAKRARTDTQVGANPVSVASAAVRLAQNAFARLDDSTVLLVGAGETIELAARHLSEGKVRRLLIANRTLAHAQELATRHGGVALPLTELERHLAEADVVFSATAAREPVIHREMVAKALRARRHKPMLLFDLAVPRDIEAEVGTLNDAFLYTVDDLERAVEDNRRGRREAAAEAEAIIDLQVSRFVETLQASAHQAPLRQLRAFGEATRAELLERARQQLANGKPADEVLELLAHGLTNRLLHPPTAALRAAALSGDADLTRAAERLFPATPGYRHPPVRPDDADPAP; encoded by the coding sequence ATGACCCTGTGGGTGCTCGGACTGAATCACCAGACCGCACCGGTAGAGCTGCGCGAACGCGCGGCCTTCGCCGGTGACGCGCTGCCGCGCGCGCTCGGTTCGCTGCGCGATACCCCGCAGATCGCCGAGGCGGTCCTGCTTTCCACCTGCAACCGCACCGAGCTGTACGCGGTGGCCGATTCGCCGCAGGCGCTGGACCAGTGGCTGCACAGCCAGGCCGGCGACCTGCAGGGCTACCTGTACCAGCATGCCGACGCCGATGCGGTGCGCCACCTGTTCCGGGTCGCCACCGGGCTCGATTCGATGGTGCTGGGCGAGCCGCAGATCCTGGGACAGGTGAAGGATGCCTGGTCCACCGCGCGCGACCACGGCCTGCTCGGCCAACGCCTGGACCGGCTGTTCCAGCAGACCTTCTCGGTGGCCAAGCGTGCGCGCACCGATACCCAGGTGGGCGCCAATCCAGTCTCGGTCGCCTCGGCCGCGGTGCGCCTGGCGCAGAACGCGTTCGCCCGCCTGGACGATTCCACGGTGCTGCTGGTCGGCGCCGGCGAGACCATCGAGCTGGCTGCACGGCACCTGAGCGAAGGCAAGGTGCGCCGCCTGCTGATCGCCAACCGTACCCTGGCCCATGCGCAGGAACTGGCCACCCGCCACGGCGGCGTGGCGCTGCCGCTGACCGAGCTGGAACGCCACCTGGCCGAGGCCGACGTGGTGTTCTCGGCCACCGCCGCGCGCGAGCCGGTCATCCACCGCGAGATGGTGGCCAAGGCCCTGCGCGCGCGCCGGCACAAGCCGATGCTGCTGTTCGACCTGGCCGTGCCGCGCGACATCGAGGCCGAGGTCGGCACGCTCAACGATGCCTTCCTGTACACCGTGGACGACCTTGAGCGCGCGGTGGAAGACAACCGCCGCGGCCGTCGCGAGGCGGCCGCCGAGGCCGAGGCGATCATCGACCTGCAGGTCTCGCGCTTCGTCGAAACCCTGCAGGCCAGCGCCCACCAGGCGCCCCTGCGGCAGCTGCGCGCCTTCGGCGAGGCCACCCGCGCCGAGCTGCTGGAGCGTGCGCGACAGCAGCTGGCCAACGGCAAGCCGGCCGACGAAGTGCTGGAACTGCTGGCCCATGGCCTGACCAACCGCCTGCTGCACCCGCCGACCGCCGCCCTGCGCGCGGCCGCGCTCAGTGGCGACGCCGACCTGACCCGCGCCGCCGAGCGCCTGTTCCCGGCCACGCCGGGCTACCGCCACCCACCCGTGAGACCCGATGACGCCGACCCTGCGCCGTAA
- a CDS encoding tetratricopeptide repeat protein: MPALIRIPSVLLLSLAFSQVLVAAPAKAPARGPASEELALEPVMAGEFALQAGKLADAAHWYLQAAEQTAGDAGLAERATRISMLANDDASAAKGLALWEKRAPSSLSMRSAAGALAMRQGNVKAARTELQALLADPDDRGWKFALAALMGGGRDPAVPAQVLGELVDANAIPPKIEAWQEFGRLALRMEKPELARRMIDEVVKRFPDEPRVALLRASQLQQAGQTAQALALLQGVEPKTRQDPELRNAVAIAYDSLGQPAAAERVLAVGPQNVQTWGMRASLLAKQGDTAALSGLYNELSRQAAKPDPAQRLLLGKIAEYLKRYPEAVNWYHSVPGGDELNEARLRAANAQGLAGRQALALDEVHAIQSDAMVDDDVRRDAYLLEAELRQRADDLPGELDALARGLAAYPDENGLLYARALAWERRDDIARAEADLRKVLVTDPENVPALNALGYTLADRTKRYQEALELIDRARVAEPDNPAIVDSYGWVLYRLGRNDEALVQLRRAWTLSRDPEIAAHVGEVLWVLGKHDEARHFFEEAAKLDPENRALLRAREKFNP, translated from the coding sequence ATGCCCGCATTGATTCGCATCCCCAGTGTTCTGCTGCTGTCCCTGGCCTTCAGCCAGGTGCTGGTGGCGGCGCCGGCCAAGGCTCCCGCACGGGGCCCGGCCAGCGAAGAACTGGCCCTGGAACCGGTGATGGCCGGGGAATTCGCCCTGCAGGCCGGCAAGCTGGCCGACGCCGCGCACTGGTACCTGCAGGCGGCCGAGCAGACCGCCGGCGATGCAGGGCTGGCCGAACGGGCCACCCGCATCTCCATGCTGGCCAACGATGACGCCAGCGCCGCCAAGGGCCTGGCCCTGTGGGAGAAGCGCGCGCCCAGCTCGCTGTCCATGCGCAGTGCCGCCGGTGCGCTGGCCATGCGCCAGGGCAACGTGAAGGCCGCGCGCACCGAGCTGCAGGCCCTGCTGGCCGACCCCGACGATCGCGGCTGGAAGTTCGCGCTGGCCGCCCTGATGGGCGGTGGCCGCGACCCAGCCGTGCCGGCGCAGGTGCTGGGCGAGCTGGTCGATGCCAATGCCATTCCGCCGAAGATCGAGGCCTGGCAGGAATTCGGCCGGCTGGCCCTGCGCATGGAAAAGCCCGAGCTGGCCCGGCGCATGATCGACGAAGTGGTCAAGCGCTTCCCGGACGAGCCGCGGGTAGCCCTGCTGCGTGCCAGCCAGCTGCAGCAGGCCGGACAGACCGCGCAGGCGCTGGCGCTGCTGCAGGGGGTCGAGCCGAAGACCCGGCAGGACCCGGAGCTGCGCAACGCGGTGGCCATCGCCTATGACAGCCTGGGCCAGCCGGCCGCCGCCGAGCGGGTGCTGGCCGTCGGCCCGCAGAACGTGCAGACCTGGGGCATGCGCGCCTCGCTGCTGGCAAAGCAGGGCGACACCGCCGCGCTGTCGGGCCTCTACAACGAACTCTCGCGGCAGGCCGCCAAGCCGGACCCGGCGCAGCGCCTGCTGCTGGGCAAGATCGCCGAGTACCTCAAGCGCTACCCCGAGGCGGTGAACTGGTACCACAGCGTGCCGGGCGGCGACGAACTGAACGAGGCGCGCCTGCGCGCGGCCAATGCGCAGGGCCTGGCCGGCCGGCAGGCGCTGGCGCTGGACGAGGTGCATGCCATCCAGTCCGATGCCATGGTCGATGATGATGTGCGCCGCGATGCCTACCTGCTGGAAGCCGAGCTGCGCCAGCGCGCCGACGACCTGCCGGGCGAACTGGATGCGCTGGCCCGTGGCCTGGCCGCCTATCCGGACGAGAACGGCCTGCTGTACGCCCGCGCCCTGGCCTGGGAGCGGCGCGATGACATCGCCCGCGCCGAGGCCGACCTGCGCAAGGTGCTGGTGACCGATCCGGAGAACGTGCCGGCGCTGAACGCGCTGGGCTACACCCTGGCCGACCGCACCAAGCGCTATCAGGAAGCCCTGGAACTGATCGACCGCGCGCGCGTGGCCGAGCCGGACAACCCGGCCATCGTCGACAGCTACGGCTGGGTGCTGTATCGCCTGGGCCGCAACGACGAAGCCCTGGTGCAGCTGCGCCGGGCCTGGACGCTGTCCCGCGACCCGGAGATCGCCGCCCACGTGGGCGAGGTGCTGTGGGTGCTCGGCAAGCACGACGAGGCCCGCCACTTCTTCGAGGAAGCGGCCAAGCTCGACCCTGAAAACCGCGCGCTGCTGCGCGCCCGCGAGAAATTCAATCCATGA
- the lolB gene encoding lipoprotein insertase outer membrane protein LolB encodes MSVSMIRPLLLVAVTLAVSACTSVGTQKTPAPDVVYTVSPAAERAEEARVQALRAQPDYSFQGRVAVSKGKNGGSGRIDWVQQGSEYRIQLSAPVTRQSWTLQGDSVQGGARLEGLGDGPRAGDDARQLLLDATGWDIPVNELSDWTRGLVLRGSGESSVERDAEGRPRRMQQAGWLIQYLDWYPAQEGSPALPRRIEASREDAKVRLLVDQWGADAP; translated from the coding sequence ATGAGTGTTTCCATGATCCGGCCGCTGCTGCTGGTGGCCGTGACCCTGGCGGTGAGCGCCTGTACCAGCGTGGGCACGCAGAAGACGCCGGCTCCGGACGTGGTCTATACCGTGTCGCCGGCCGCCGAGCGCGCCGAGGAGGCCCGCGTGCAGGCCCTGCGCGCGCAGCCCGATTACAGCTTCCAGGGCCGGGTCGCGGTCAGCAAGGGAAAGAACGGTGGCAGCGGCCGCATCGACTGGGTCCAGCAGGGCAGCGAGTACCGCATCCAGCTGAGTGCGCCGGTCACCCGCCAGAGCTGGACCCTGCAGGGGGATTCGGTACAGGGCGGGGCACGCCTGGAAGGGCTCGGTGATGGCCCGCGCGCCGGTGATGACGCCCGCCAGCTGCTGCTGGATGCCACCGGCTGGGATATTCCGGTAAATGAACTGTCCGACTGGACCCGTGGCCTGGTGCTGCGCGGTTCCGGCGAAAGCAGCGTGGAGCGCGATGCCGAGGGCCGCCCGCGGCGCATGCAGCAGGCCGGTTGGCTGATCCAGTACCTGGACTGGTATCCGGCCCAGGAAGGAAGCCCGGCCCTGCCGCGGCGCATCGAGGCCAGCCGCGAGGACGCCAAGGTGCGCCTGCTGGTCGACCAGTGGGGCGCCGACGCGCCATGA
- the ispE gene encoding 4-(cytidine 5'-diphospho)-2-C-methyl-D-erythritol kinase — protein MTAQIDADGWSWWPAPAKLNLFLHITGRRADGYHELQTVFRLLDWGDRIGLRLRDDGLVRRQGEGLAGVAEADDLAVRAARLLQSAANVGQGADIVVEKHVSAGGGFGGGSSDAATVLVVLNRLWQAGLDEDALAALGLRLGADVPVFVRGHNAWAEGVGERLQPVALPPAWYVIVEPGVHVPTPALFADPDLTRDCPQAKIDDFASGALVGNVFEPVLRRREPAVEAVLAALSSIGQARLTGSGSGCFVEFDSQAAAEQGRAELPKELRARVAAGVARSPLLDALEQH, from the coding sequence ATGACCGCGCAGATTGACGCCGATGGCTGGTCCTGGTGGCCGGCCCCGGCCAAGCTGAACCTGTTCCTGCACATCACCGGCCGCCGCGCCGATGGCTACCATGAGCTGCAGACCGTGTTCCGCCTGCTGGACTGGGGCGACCGTATCGGCCTGCGCCTGCGCGATGATGGATTGGTGCGACGTCAGGGCGAGGGCCTGGCCGGTGTTGCCGAGGCCGATGATCTGGCGGTGCGTGCGGCCAGGTTGCTGCAATCGGCTGCCAACGTCGGCCAGGGGGCGGATATCGTCGTTGAAAAGCATGTTTCGGCGGGTGGCGGCTTCGGCGGCGGCTCGTCCGACGCGGCCACCGTGCTGGTGGTCCTGAACCGGCTCTGGCAGGCCGGCCTGGACGAGGATGCGCTGGCTGCACTGGGCCTGCGCCTGGGCGCCGACGTGCCGGTCTTCGTGCGCGGCCACAACGCCTGGGCCGAGGGCGTGGGCGAGCGCCTGCAGCCGGTGGCCCTGCCGCCGGCCTGGTACGTGATCGTCGAACCGGGCGTTCATGTTCCGACCCCGGCCCTGTTCGCTGACCCGGATTTGACGCGCGACTGCCCACAGGCGAAAATAGACGACTTCGCTTCCGGCGCTCTGGTCGGAAACGTGTTCGAGCCGGTGCTGCGCCGCCGCGAGCCTGCCGTCGAGGCGGTGCTTGCCGCGTTGAGCAGCATAGGCCAGGCACGTTTGACCGGGTCCGGAAGTGGTTGTTTCGTCGAGTTCGATTCGCAGGCTGCCGCAGAGCAGGGGCGAGCGGAGTTGCCGAAGGAGTTGCGGGCAAGGGTGGCCGCGGGCGTTGCACGTTCGCCACTGCTGGATGCACTCGAGCAACACTGA
- a CDS encoding ribose-phosphate diphosphokinase: protein MQESPNLLVFSGNANKRLAQNICKELGVRPGKALVSHFSDGEVQVEIEENVRKQDVFVIQPTSAPSAENLMELLVLIDALKRASVASVTAVVPYFGYSRQDRRMRSSRVPITAKLAAKMFSTAGADRVLTVDLHADQIQGFFDIPVDNVYASPLLLADIWRAYGTENLIVVSPDVGGVVRARAVAKRLDDADLAIIDKRRPRANVSTVMNIIGDVEGKTCVMVDDIVDTAGTLCAAAAALKARGALKVAAYCTHAVLSGPAVDNITNSQLDELVVTDTIPLKDAARVCSKIRQLSVAEMLAETMRRIAFGESVSSLYVD from the coding sequence ATGCAAGAGTCCCCGAACCTGCTGGTATTTTCCGGCAACGCCAACAAACGTCTGGCGCAGAACATCTGCAAGGAACTGGGAGTCCGCCCGGGCAAGGCACTGGTCTCGCACTTCTCCGATGGTGAAGTGCAGGTCGAGATCGAAGAAAACGTCCGCAAGCAGGACGTCTTCGTGATCCAGCCGACCTCGGCGCCGAGCGCGGAAAACCTGATGGAACTGCTGGTCCTGATCGACGCGCTCAAGCGCGCATCGGTGGCCAGCGTGACCGCCGTGGTGCCGTACTTCGGCTACTCGCGCCAGGATCGCCGCATGCGTTCCTCGCGCGTGCCGATCACCGCCAAGCTGGCGGCCAAGATGTTCAGCACCGCTGGCGCTGATCGCGTGCTGACCGTCGACCTGCACGCCGACCAGATCCAGGGCTTCTTCGATATCCCGGTGGACAACGTGTATGCGTCCCCGCTGCTGCTGGCCGACATCTGGCGCGCCTACGGCACCGAGAACCTGATCGTCGTCTCGCCGGACGTGGGCGGCGTGGTCCGCGCCCGTGCGGTGGCCAAGCGCCTGGATGACGCCGACCTGGCGATCATCGACAAGCGCCGCCCGCGCGCCAACGTCTCCACCGTGATGAACATCATCGGTGACGTCGAAGGCAAGACCTGCGTCATGGTCGATGACATCGTCGATACCGCCGGCACCCTGTGCGCCGCTGCCGCTGCCCTCAAGGCGCGCGGTGCGCTCAAGGTCGCCGCCTACTGCACCCACGCGGTGCTGTCGGGCCCGGCGGTGGACAACATCACCAATTCCCAGCTCGACGAGCTGGTGGTGACCGACACCATCCCGCTGAAGGACGCAGCGCGGGTGTGCAGCAAGATCCGCCAGCTGAGCGTGGCGGAAATGCTGGCCGAAACGATGCGCCGCATCGCCTTCGGCGAGTCGGTCAGCTCGCTGTACGTCGACTGA
- a CDS encoding 50S ribosomal protein L25/general stress protein Ctc translates to MSKTHEIKVTKRELQRKGASRRLRHAGVIPAIVYGGTAEPVAISLDHNEIWLAQQNEWFYASILDLNLDGKVERVLLRDMQRHPYKQLIMHLDFLRVNENEALTASVPLHFINEDTSPAGKAADVVVTHELKEVTISCLPKDLPESIEVDLGALNAGDVVYLSNIKLPKGVEIPALALGKDHDDAIVTAKHGKEDAADAEAPAAE, encoded by the coding sequence ATGTCGAAGACCCATGAAATCAAGGTCACCAAGCGTGAACTGCAGCGTAAGGGTGCGAGCCGCCGCCTGCGTCACGCTGGTGTGATCCCGGCCATCGTGTACGGCGGTACCGCCGAGCCGGTCGCCATCAGCCTGGACCACAACGAAATCTGGCTGGCCCAGCAGAACGAGTGGTTCTACGCCTCCATCCTGGACCTGAACCTGGATGGCAAGGTCGAGCGCGTGCTGCTGCGTGACATGCAGCGCCACCCGTACAAGCAGCTGATCATGCACCTGGACTTCCTGCGCGTGAACGAGAACGAAGCCCTGACCGCTTCGGTTCCGCTGCACTTCATCAACGAAGACACCTCGCCGGCTGGCAAGGCTGCCGACGTCGTGGTCACCCACGAACTGAAGGAAGTCACCATCAGCTGCCTGCCGAAGGACCTGCCGGAGTCGATCGAAGTCGACCTGGGCGCCCTGAACGCTGGCGACGTGGTGTACCTGTCCAACATCAAGCTGCCGAAGGGCGTGGAAATCCCGGCCCTGGCGCTGGGCAAGGACCACGACGACGCCATCGTCACCGCCAAGCACGGCAAGGAAGACGCTGCCGACGCTGAAGCTCCGGCTGCCGAGTAA
- the pth gene encoding aminoacyl-tRNA hydrolase, protein MAGLRLIVGLGNPGSEHARTRHNAGFHFVEALAEKAGARWNVDSKLFGETAKVEIAGQTVWLLKPATFMNLSGKSVTAAQRFWKIEPEETLLAHDELDLPPGAVRLKFDGGHGGQNGLRDTMRLLGHGKFHRLRVGIGHPGHKDRVVGWVLGRPSKDDDVLIARAIDDAIDVLPLAVQGDFNEAMKRLHTPK, encoded by the coding sequence ATGGCAGGACTGCGACTGATCGTCGGTCTGGGCAATCCCGGATCGGAACACGCCCGGACCCGGCACAACGCCGGGTTTCATTTCGTTGAGGCCCTGGCTGAAAAAGCCGGTGCACGCTGGAATGTGGACAGCAAGCTGTTCGGCGAGACCGCCAAGGTCGAGATCGCCGGGCAGACCGTTTGGCTGCTGAAGCCGGCCACCTTCATGAACCTCAGCGGCAAGTCGGTCACCGCCGCACAGCGGTTCTGGAAGATCGAGCCGGAGGAAACCCTGCTGGCGCACGACGAACTGGACCTGCCGCCCGGCGCGGTACGGCTGAAGTTCGACGGCGGCCACGGCGGCCAGAACGGCCTGCGTGACACCATGCGCCTGCTCGGCCACGGCAAGTTCCACCGCCTGCGCGTGGGCATCGGCCATCCCGGCCACAAGGACCGCGTGGTGGGTTGGGTGCTCGGCCGTCCCTCCAAGGACGACGACGTGCTGATCGCACGCGCCATCGACGATGCCATCGACGTGCTGCCGCTGGCGGTACAGGGCGATTTCAACGAAGCAATGAAGCGGCTGCACACCCCGAAATAA